Sequence from the Maniola jurtina chromosome 18, ilManJurt1.1, whole genome shotgun sequence genome:
tttatatattttaagtcaaaaattaaaaaaatacaaaatatcaaAACTTTAATTCTAATCATAATAAATCGGTTTATCCATGTAaaagttttcaaattaaaatcgtgaaacattattataataatatagtatatatataataatatattaaagagtagtatattataatatgtataatgtaggCAATACGTAGTCGCTTTATGTTTTGTAAGATAATATATTACTGATTTATGCTTATGTGTATAGATGCGTATATATATAAAGTATACTCGTAAAACAATAAGAAAATTATAGCTACACAATATATCTATCATATCTATATAACTTAATCTACTATCggcttttttaaattgtaacaaaactaaaaagatataaataacataaaaatcatTGCTTCTTACAAAAAACCAGTCGTTTCTCAGAAGTCCTATGATAAAACATAACgaaattaaaagtaaacacaTTAAACTGTTCCGTTTCCAAAAAACTTGGTAATGTCATTTGGAGTGCGTATACGGCACACTTCACTTCCATCTTTGCGTCGTGCGTAAATGCGACCATCCTTCGTCCAGACATATCGCCAACCATCACGACGGCCCAGTTCGCGCGTCTTATAGAATAGGTGTTTGTTGGCTGCTGTAAGACGTTCATTTACATAAAAACGCTTAGATTGCACTGCCTCGATAATCCCTGAAGTGTCAGCGCCACGGCGCACCCGCGCGGCGCGGAGCAGGTCGTCGCGCACCGAGCGCCGCGCCAGGCGCACGACGATAGCGCGCGGCGGCCGCCGCTGCCCCGCCGCGTCGTCAGCGATGATTCGGCGAGGACCCAAACGCTCTGCACTAACGATATCACGCTCCTCCAAACTCAGCcctattttttttgcaactagTAGGGTAATGTTAATGGTACTCTCTCCGTTTTTCTCGTCCAACCCTGCGATTTCAACATCGTTTAACATGTTGTCTTGTTCACGTTCGTTAAGCTCTAGTCGCAGTTGCGAGATAATTACCGATTCAGCTACACTGTTATCCTCCGCAGGGGatctcttttctaatttttccAGTCTTTCCTGTAATTCCATTCTATTGTCTGGTAGAATCTTCTGCTCTAAAATGTCCAGCCTCTCCTCAATACTAGACACTCTCTTATCAAAACCGGAGATGGTCAAATTCAGCCGCGAGAGCTCTTGGCGCATTGAGCTCATTTCGCGTGTAACGAGCTCTCCCAGTAATTTGACTTGACGTGCGAGAGATTTAGGCGAGCTGTCATCGTCTGCATCTTCGAAGGATTTATGCACCTTTTTACTTGAAGGACGGACAGTCACATTCATAAATTCCTCCTCCTCAGATGTTTCATAATTTTGAGACATCATGAACTtctttata
This genomic interval carries:
- the LOC123874638 gene encoding uncharacterized protein LOC123874638; amino-acid sequence: MSQNYETSEEEEFMNVTVRPSSKKVHKSFEDADDDSSPKSLARQVKLLGELVTREMSSMRQELSRLNLTISGFDKRVSSIEERLDILEQKILPDNRMELQERLEKLEKRSPAEDNSVAESVIISQLRLELNEREQDNMLNDVEIAGLDEKNGESTINITLLVAKKIGLSLEERDIVSAERLGPRRIIADDAAGQRRPPRAIVVRLARRSVRDDLLRAARVRRGADTSGIIEAVQSKRFYVNERLTAANKHLFYKTRELGRRDGWRYVWTKDGRIYARRKDGSEVCRIRTPNDITKFFGNGTV